A stretch of Perognathus longimembris pacificus isolate PPM17 chromosome 1, ASM2315922v1, whole genome shotgun sequence DNA encodes these proteins:
- the Hmox1 gene encoding heme oxygenase 1: MERQPQDSMPQDLSEALKEATKEVHVQAENAEFMRNFQKGQVTREGFKLVMASLYHIYTALEEEIERNKASPVFAPLYFPEELHRKAALEQDMAFWYGPSWQKTIPYTPATQHYVKRLHEVGVSEPELLVAHAYTRYLGDLSGGQVLKKIAQKALDLPTSGEGLAFFTFPNIESATKFKQLYRARMNTLEMTPKTKQRVIEEAKTAFLLNIQLFEELQGLLPQESKDQSSSQAPGLHQRASRKVQDSTSAEASRGNAQLSRLSQTPLLRWVLTFSFLVATVAVGLYAI; this comes from the exons ATGGAGCgccagccccaagacag CATGCCCCAGGACCTGTCAGAAGCCTTGAAGGAGGCCACCAAGGAGGTGCACGTACAGGCTGAGAATGCCGAGTTTATGAGGAACTTTCAGAAGGGCCAGGTGACCCGAGAGGGCTTTAAG CTGGTGATGGCCTCCCTGTACCACATCTACACGGCTCTGGAGGAGGAGATTGAGCGGAACAAGGCAAGCCCTGTCTTCGCCCCCCTCTACTTTCCGGAGGAGCTGCACCGCAAGGCTGCCCTGGAGCAGGACATGGCTTTCTGGTATGGGCCCAGCTGGCAGAAGACCATCCCTTACACGCCGGCCACCCAGCACTATGTGAAGCGACTCCACGAGGTGGGAGTCTCGGAGCCTGAGctgctggtggcccacgcctacACACGCTACCTGGGTGACCTGTCTGGGGGCCAGGTCCTCAAGAAGATTGCACAGAAGGCCCTGGACCTACCCACCTCTGGTGaaggcctggctttcttcaccttCCCCAACATTGAGAGCGCCACCAAGTTCAAGCAGCTCTACCGTGCCCGCATGAACACGCTGGAGATGACCCCCAAGACCAAGCAGAGGGTGATTGAAGAGGCCAAGACTGCATTCCTGCTCAATATCCAG CTGTTTGAGGAGTTGCAGGGACTGCTGCCCCAGGAGTCAAAGGACCAGAgctcctctcaagctcctgggctccACCAGCGAGCCAGCCGCAAGGTGCAAG ACTCTACCTCTGCAGAGGCTTCTAGAGGGAACGCCCAGCTCAGCAGACTCTCCCAGACGCCACTCCTCCGATGGGTCCTCaccttcagctttctggtggcaaCAGTGGCTGTGGGACTTTATGCCATATGA